A stretch of the Zeugodacus cucurbitae isolate PBARC_wt_2022May chromosome 6, idZeuCucr1.2, whole genome shotgun sequence genome encodes the following:
- the LOC128922450 gene encoding uncharacterized protein LOC128922450, whose protein sequence is SGSQFYRAPPYATGTITAEQQVAVGKIGGPSKKVQIDESKFGKRKYNKGRRVQGHWVLGMVEDGSDDLRLEVCPDNVRSSEVLIPLIQKHVAEGTIIYTDCWKAYDCLTSTGMSTAV, encoded by the exons TCAGGGAGCCAGTTTTATCGAGCTCCACCATATGCGACTGGTACAATTACTGCCGAACAGCAGGTAGCGGTGGGAAAAATTGGCGGCCCTagcaaaaaagttcaaatcgaTGAAAGTAAATTCGGTAAACGAAAATACAACAAAg gaAGGAGAGTTCAAGGCCACTGGGTATTGGGAATGGTAGAGGACGGCAGCGACGATTTAAGGTTAGAAGTATGTCCGGACAACGTACGGTCTTCCGAGGTGCTCATACCTCTAATTCAAAAGCATGTCGCAGAAGGTACAATAATATATACCGACTGCTGGAAGGCATATGACTGCTTGACAAGCACGGGTATGAGCACCGCCGTGTAA